AGATTGTTCGAAATAAACAAATAACCAATCATGGTTCAAGATTTCCTTTACCTAGGATGCAGGAAGGATATACAAACACACATAGAGCAGGACTTCACAATACACACATGATTATTTATATTGACAAGTTAATATGAACATGTCAAGAAGACTCTTTAATCTGGAACAACAACCTTATCACCCATTATCAAACAATATGAACAAAAACCTTCCTGACTGCATGTATCACTCCACATTTGCAAAATTATAaattactccctctgatccatattaGTTGTCGCTGATTTAGTACAAAGTATAGTTCCACCTATGTCTTTATCATCAATATGTGGTGGAGCATGGGTTACTAATAAAACAGTTGAAGTGTGTAATGCACAGAAGCAGTACAAGCAGAAATTTTCATTTTGAGTTTCTTGTAGAATATGCTTTCATTTTATGAACACTTGAGAGGACAGACTACCAGAAAAAGGACTTGCATACCTGTTTCTCTGCATCATGCTCAGAAATGTCACTCAGCAGTACTTGTTCTGTCAGTCCTAAATTAGTTACAAGAGCAGCAGATTAAATTCACAACTCCTAAGTTGGATACATGAGCAACAGATTACATTCACATGTCACTTCTATGAAATATAAGGTATTTACCACTGGCACCATGATGGATTTTACACCATTCATTCATGTTATCTACGCATTCCTTGCTTTGTCTTATAACCAAATCAGGACCCTGCAAAATAAAGTACAATAGCTATGTTGAGCAATATGTCTAGTGATACCATACCAACAGAAGTTATTCACCACCAACCAAGATGGTTGGTAACAAAGAAATGACAAAGAATCATAACTTCAGATACCCAACATTCTATTTGAGTATGAGGTAAGTTAGATAGCCAGTGCCAATGTTCATCAAATTGCAGTGGACATAAGAACAGCTAGGTTTACAGGGTGAACTTGCCAAACAGCATGGTCATTTTAGATTCCAAGGGAATTCTTAGAATAAGAAAAGATTATGCAAAGTAAATGAATCATTTAGTCAGAAGCCACTATCCTAATTTTACTAAATAAGTAGCGtagtaaaaaaaaaattgaccCATAATCTTATAGTGTTTCCTTTGCATTGAGTACAACCacaacaacatcaaagcctttttcccaagcaagttgggataggctagatatgaaacccaacaAAAACATAAGTAAACTAAGATTGGCAATGTTATTGAACTGTTTTGAGCAACTTCAGTAATCCTGAGCATGGAACAAGTCTGCCTGATAATTATAATGATCACAGGTTAAGCGTGCATTATCCACATATTCAATGAAGTAGCAATGGAAGCAGCCTTAAATAACAATGAGTCATAGTAGTGCAAGAAGCTACTCCTTTGCAAAACTAAAGGTCAAGAGCTATGTACTACAAGTCTACAACAAAGGTGATACTGGATTGACAAAACTAGCATATCATAGAATTGCACGTAGCATCAAAACCAATAATATTCAGTTTAAAAGCCACCTCTATTCGTTTGGTAAGTTTACCATCTGTTATAATGCAAGCAATCTCCAGTATGCGGTCTTTTCTGATATCCAAACCTAAACAATCAGAATCAGCATGTGGCCCGTTAGTCATAATTTTAGCAGGGTGTCAAATTGACAATAGGAATTCCAGCAGAGGCAACAGAATTCTAGTTTAACATATATACCAATTAGAGGAGAACGATGACTAAAAATGGAGTGAGATGCCCACAAGGCGCAGTTCACAGGAAAACAAGTTCATTCTTGTGAAATTAGTTAAGTAAAGCCAGTCTAATAGGTAGGGTTTCTTGTGGTTTCTAATTTGTTCAAATTGTTCCTTTGTTCAAGTTTTGCAACCTGTAGTTCAGTAAATTAAAATGAAGTAAAAATATTGTGCTTTTACAGTTGAGGACTAAATTGCATTAGGCCTATTAAATATTTCATGAAATTGATATGAAGCATACAGTATACAAAAAATAGGAAGATATGCTCACCAGTCATTTCCAAGTCTATCCACACCAATGGCATCTTGTATTCACCCGGCAATGAACTAAGATTTTCGCCATCATAATTCACAATCATTTTGCGTTTCTCCATGCCACCATCTGCAAAGAATGCGATTTTAAAATCTCATCAGAAGACTGGATAGAAAGTAACATTTaataaaaaaaatggaaaatataTCTTCTAAATTCTCTTCAAACTATAACATGGCACAACTTAAGCTGTAATTTCGCAGCATTGTTCAATTATTTAAGGTGCAGGGGCAAGATGAACATGGACGTTCATGATTCCATCAATGTTCCAGGAGGAAAACAATGGAAGTTCCTGATCATATATACTTGCTGTCAATGTCGCTTTGTCTGGTCGGTTGATTTGGATGTTGGAGGATAAAAACTTTGTACACAGTACATAAATGATGTGTCCTAAAGATTTTGTGTATTTGGCGCATCATGATTCATGATGATGGTGAATTGATCAGGTTTTAACACAAACAGAATACTTGCCGAGCCTCGCAGTTTTCTAAGTAGTTCTCATAGGACGGACTAACTGGAGCACTGCATCCCAAATTCCCAATTCATCCTGGGAGTAAACTAAAGAAAAAGTGGGCTCTTACCAATTTTCTTGGCAGCAGCAGCAGGAGCTGCTGTTGCTGGCTTGCTGGATGTTGGTTGTTCCAGTTCCTCCCCATCGCCCTCGTCATCCAGGTCAAGGGCAGCGAACATGTTGGCAAGATCAGCCATCCTCTCACAAATCTTCCCCAGAATCAAGAAAACCTGCGACGTtgcagtgctaatcaattaaaaagaATCTCATGGGAGGGGGACTGGGGGGAAATGCCCTGTTCTCTTCTCTTTTTCAAGTGGCAGCCGACAATTAGTTTGGATAGGGCGAGCAAAGCCCCAAGGGTGGTTCGTTTCTTGGCAATTCCCCGATTAGTTTGGGAGGAGGACTGCACGTACCGCGGCCGCTACTTCTGATCTAcgacccccgcgccgccgccaccgccggggcCGCCGCCGGAGTTGGAGGCGTCAAGAAAGAAGTTGACTCCGAGCCCTAGATTTTGCTTTCTCTAGACTCAAGCAGCACACAGGGAAAGGCAAAGTATGTGCCACGGGAACCGGCCGGTTGCGGTATTTTTCGGGAACTTGCACACGTACAGTTTTGACAATATCGGAAATAAATATTCAGACAGATACAATATCGGAAATAAAATGGTACGCCTCTAACGAGTAATTTAATATTCACCTTCTAAATGCTAAAAAAATATTTCTCACATTACTATCACTTCAGCAAAGCGGAGGTATAGAGATATTTCAAGTATTGCACGCACGCCCATAACCATAAGGACACAACGTTTATTTTAAGTGTTTGTTTGATATATTGACTTTTTTTTAACACAAGTGGGGTCAAAGACTCTGGTGGAGCTTTTATATAACAACATGTGGCAGGTACAAATTACAGAAAGACCCCTTATCGTCTTTTGCCCTAAAGAACCTAAGATTTGAAGAAGAGACCCTCCACTTTACAAACAACACCCTAAAAGATAAGCAGAAAAAGCAATCAAGGACAATGGTGCCCACCCAACGCCGGCGAACTCAAGGCGTTTCCGCCGAGCTCTGAGAGCAGGATGCTCGAAAGCTCAATTCCGGCGACCAGATCGAACCCCTGGCAACCGTTGAAGggtcggggacgaaccacttgaccTTCCAATGGCGTCGAGCTCCAACAGTTGATCAGCATGGCCTCCGCCATGGAGGTTGGAGAAGACGGGCCACCATTTTGGCCGAGGATCACGGTGACGAACTTGGTCACCGCATGTTGCGCACGAGGAAGAAGAGCTCTAGGTCGCCACTCAGCAGATCCAACAAAAGCAGCTTCATCTGGAAGCCCCTCtgtaaggacacggatgtcgcctagagggggtgaataggcggtttaaaacttttacgagatgggcttaacaaatgcggaataaaactagcgtttactttgtcaagcccaaagcctatatactatggttcacctatgtccaccaacaacttattctaagcaatacaagcaactatgtgatagcaagatatacaaacttatgctaagcaatacaagcaactatgtgatagcaagatatataaacttatgctaagcaatacaagcaactatgtgatagcaagatatataactttaaGCACGATGtctatcacaaggtaaggtgcataagtacagagctcgggtatagagataaccgaggcacgcgggagacgatgatttatcccggagttcacactcttgcgagtgctaatctccggtggagaggtgcggtggcttagtgctcccgaacgccacaagaggctcaccttgaggtgtggttgctcgatgcacaccaacgccacaaaggcctcaccccaagatgcggtactcacaccacacaccgagcgccacgaaggcgcATCACCTAAATCtctggtgaccctcgccacaaaggcctaggtcacggttccactaagggatttccttcgaggcggaaaccgggccttacacaaagattggggcacacatccacaacttaattggaggctcccaacaaatcgccacaaaggcgtagaatccgtctagggttccaagaacccaagagtaacaaccttcttgctttcaccaccacgaatcaccgtggagaactcaaaccgatgcaccaaatgcaatggcaagaacaccacaaagatgctcaagtccttctctctcaaattccaacaaagctacaaaaactattgggggaataagagaggaagaacaaaggaattcacaaagaacaccaagatcaagatctagagagttccactcacaaagagatggatttgattggtagatatgtagatctagatctcctctctcttttctctcaaatgggggcaagaatcatggagggattgagagatagtgcaagcttctctagttcaacaatggaggagagagagagtgagagaagcaacagcccaaggaggaagaagggggtatttataccccccaataaaatcgagccgttgggcaaaaccagggccggataatccgtcctaagtaagggccggataatccgcctccCCGGATAattcggcctcagggacaaaacctggtaaaaatccggccaaaagtctggcccctgtccagagctgcttttcttctggtccttagccgatttcgagggggccggatatttttgaaatatccggcccagataatccggcctggcaaactgcagaaacaccaaaactaaaacgggcataactttagcatccggactccgattttgatgatcttgggcttgttttgaagctaggaacaagctctacaagatcatgcaggaaaccatcatagtccaacaatggaggatagaaacaaatgatgaaaggtttgacctatcaaaaaaagacataccggtaaaacctccaatctcgaaaatgcaacaagttgcccgtgcaaaaaccattcttgatgaactagagcttgtcatcagaataagaacaagctctaaatcatcacatggataagatccaaataacaaccaagaaagatgatgaatcaaactcgaaaacgcaacaagtgatctatgcgaaatccgttttcgatgaactagaacttgtcatgagaataagcacaagctctaaaacatcacatggataaggtccaaataacaaccaagaaagatgatgcaaggatgcaaaggtttaagctctctccgaacgatacgatcgagttactcactcgagagccctcttgatagtacggcaactaaactataaaccggtctccaactacactatgagaccggtgagaaagaaactctatcaagagcaaaccttatacttgcgcattccacttgagctcgatgacgacgatcttgacctcaacaagatggaacgcctttcttccttgtgcttgcttgacgaagtcttgtggattgctcccccataatccaccatgggagagcttcttcttcagcgcatcttcacataaccatgaccaccatgtggattgctcccccataatccaccatgggagagcttcttcttcggcgcatcttcacatatccatgatcaccatatggatggcaagactcaagcaaaggatctcttcgagatggctcatcttgaacttgcacttcatttctacatggcaagcttcaagcttatgaactcttcgagttggctcatcttgaacttgcacttcattcttcattcttcatcatattgatgtcttgaagtaacttgagggctcacttcatcttcatcttcaagacatacttgacacttgatatccttcatcaatttcttcttattgcaaccttgaagccaacaaatggttcaagaattgcctatggacaactcctacaaatataactcaatgcaaacattagtccatagggattatca
This region of Lolium perenne isolate Kyuss_39 chromosome 2, Kyuss_2.0, whole genome shotgun sequence genomic DNA includes:
- the LOC127306848 gene encoding oligoribonuclease, which translates into the protein MADLANMFAALDLDDEGDGEELEQPTSSKPATAAPAAAAKKIDGGMEKRKMIVNYDGENLSSLPGEYKMPLVWIDLEMTGLDIRKDRILEIACIITDGKLTKRIEGPDLVIRQSKECVDNMNEWCKIHHGASGLTEQVLLSDISEHDAEKQVLDFIRRHIGSATPLIAGNSIYTDLLFLKEYMPELAGIFPHVIVDVSSIMALCIRWFPKERKQTPRKQKNHRAMDDIRESIKELQFYKDNIFKSRQSKH